In Symmachiella dynata, the following are encoded in one genomic region:
- a CDS encoding PQQ-dependent sugar dehydrogenase, with the protein MKMLPRMTLVFSALALTVSILSAAGRAAEIDESPLAIRATQAFIDLEFRRPIVMTYAGDGSDRLFVAEQEGVIRVFKNDQDATESSPFLDIESQVVYKDNENEEGLLGFAFHPKYKENGHLFVYYTTTDAPHTSVVSRFTVSADNPQHVDPKTEVEILRIPQPFWNHNGGTIAFGPDGYLYIALGDGGAGNDPMGNGQNLKTWLGSILRIDVDHKSDGKNYSIPKDNPFVKTPGARPEIYAYGVRNIWRLSFDRKTGLCWAADVGQNIWEEIDIIVKGGNYGWNLREAKHKFGPNGVGPRKDLIDPIWEYHHDIGKSITGGQVYRGKKFPELAGSYLYADYVSGRIWALKYDADKKVVTANRSISWPEGVDPLPVMSFGEDEQGEAYMLTPSGHIFGFEKAE; encoded by the coding sequence ATGAAGATGCTTCCGCGTATGACGCTGGTGTTCTCCGCACTGGCTTTGACAGTTTCTATTTTGAGCGCCGCCGGCCGTGCGGCGGAGATTGATGAATCGCCGCTCGCCATCCGTGCGACGCAGGCATTTATCGATCTGGAGTTTCGACGCCCAATCGTGATGACCTACGCCGGCGACGGCAGTGATCGTCTCTTCGTCGCCGAACAAGAAGGGGTGATTCGCGTCTTCAAAAACGATCAGGACGCCACCGAGTCGAGTCCGTTTCTCGATATTGAGTCTCAGGTGGTCTACAAGGACAATGAAAACGAAGAAGGTTTGTTGGGATTCGCGTTTCATCCCAAATACAAAGAGAACGGCCACCTCTTCGTGTATTACACAACGACTGATGCTCCACACACCTCGGTCGTTTCGCGGTTCACCGTCTCCGCCGACAATCCCCAGCACGTGGATCCCAAGACGGAAGTCGAAATTTTGCGTATTCCGCAACCATTTTGGAATCACAACGGCGGCACGATTGCCTTTGGGCCGGATGGTTATTTGTACATTGCTCTGGGAGATGGCGGAGCTGGTAATGATCCGATGGGGAATGGACAAAACTTGAAGACATGGTTGGGATCGATCTTGCGGATTGATGTCGACCACAAATCCGATGGAAAGAACTATTCGATTCCCAAGGACAACCCGTTCGTGAAGACCCCCGGTGCGCGTCCGGAGATTTATGCCTACGGCGTTCGCAATATCTGGCGGTTGTCTTTTGACCGTAAAACCGGCCTATGCTGGGCTGCGGACGTGGGACAGAACATTTGGGAAGAAATTGACATCATCGTCAAAGGTGGCAACTACGGTTGGAACCTGCGTGAAGCGAAGCACAAATTCGGTCCCAACGGGGTCGGGCCGCGCAAGGATTTGATCGATCCGATTTGGGAATACCATCACGACATCGGCAAATCGATCACCGGCGGGCAGGTTTATCGTGGTAAGAAATTCCCAGAATTGGCCGGCTCGTATTTGTATGCCGACTACGTGAGCGGCCGCATTTGGGCCTTGAAGTACGACGCCGACAAAAAGGTCGTGACCGCTAACCGCAGCATCAGTTGGCCGGAAGGAGTCGACCCGCTGCCGGTGATGTCGTTCGGCGAGGACGAACAAGGCGAAGCGTACATGCTCACCCCATCAGGTCACATTTTCGGGTTTGAGAAAGCTGAATAA